A region of the Yarrowia lipolytica chromosome 1C, complete sequence genome:
CGGTGCCAGTGCCAGAAAATGGACCGCCGGGGAATCTCGTCGCTCATCGCCTTCATTCTGCTCATTGGCGGCCTGATTGTTGTCTTCATCGTTCTGCCCATCCTCACTTACTCCGGAGTCACTGAACGAGTGGCACACCCCGTCGTGCACAGGGAGGTCGAGGTGCTGTCGGCATACCAATTCCCCCAGCTCTCGTTCCGAAAGGAGCTCGTGGACCCCGATACCCCCTCTTCGGCCATGACACATACCGCCGACGACGGCTCGAAATGGGACCTCGTTTTCTCCGACGAGTTCAACATGGAAGGACGAACCTTCTACCCCAACGACGACCCCTTCTGGACCGCCGTCGACATTCATTACGCTGCCACCAAGGATCTGGAGTGGTACGACCCCGATGCCGCCATCACCGAAAACGGAACCCTGGTGCTCCAGCTGGACGCCTTCAAGTCGCACGATCTCTACTACCGATCTGGAATGGTCCAGTCGTGGAACAAGGTCTGTTTCACTCAGGGATATATTGAGATCTCCGCGTCTCTGCCCGGCCAGGGTCGAACCCCCGGTCTGTGGCCCGGTCTCTGGACCATGGGTAACCTGGGTCGTCCCGGCTACCTGTCCACCACCGATGGTGTGTGGCCCTACGGATACAACAGCTGTGATGCCGGAATCACTCCTAACCAGTCTTCTACTGATGGTATCTCCTACCTGCCCGGTCAGCGACTTAACAAGTGTACCTGCAAGGGTGAGGAACATCCCAATCCCGGTactggacgaggagctccCGAGATTGATGCTCTTGAAGGTTCCGTCGGCCCCAAGGTCGGTGTTGCTTCCCAGTCTCTTCAGGTCGCTCCCTTTGATATTTGGTACATTCCCGACTACAACTTCATTGAAATCTACAACGCCTCCGTCACCTCCATGAACACATACGCCGGAGGTATGTTCCAGCAGGCCATTTCTGGTATCACCATGCTCAACAACGACTGGTATGATGTGGTCAGTGTGGAAGGCCAGGACGAGTCCGAGCTGCATTACCAAACGTTCGGTTTCGAGTATCTCAACGATGACGACAAGGGCTACATCAAGTGGTTTGTGGGCCAGGACCCTACCTTCAACCTCCACGGCTACGCCCTGGGTCCCAACGGTAACGTGGGACGACGAGACATTTCCAAGGAGCCCATGTCCATCAT
Encoded here:
- a CDS encoding uncharacterized protein (Compare to YALI0C14190g, similar to uniprot|P33336 Saccharomyces cerevisiae YGR143w SKN1 glucan synthase subunit P2.4.f2.1 and uniprot|P32486 Saccharomyces cerevisiae YPR159w KRE6 glucan synthase subunit P2.4.f2.1 associated protein), yielding MRNLTGEPENPFDQQSYQSSDERSHGSGDYLYPENDSYHDVTSQTDTPNPSGTEHLMPQVPSRATKPYFDSNHDGASSRQHLVDRSSSSGSLAGMGGSMTPNGFDRYPDRISSVNIRSATASEVGSISENDDNPFVVNADFSPFGGYPASSFPLHIDEKEQDDYLHNPDPVLDQEMDKRCQCQKMDRRGISSLIAFILLIGGLIVVFIVLPILTYSGVTERVAHPVVHREVEVLSAYQFPQLSFRKELVDPDTPSSAMTHTADDGSKWDLVFSDEFNMEGRTFYPNDDPFWTAVDIHYAATKDLEWYDPDAAITENGTLVLQLDAFKSHDLYYRSGMVQSWNKVCFTQGYIEISASLPGQGRTPGLWPGLWTMGNLGRPGYLSTTDGVWPYGYNSCDAGITPNQSSTDGISYLPGQRLNKCTCKGEEHPNPGTGRGAPEIDALEGSVGPKVGVASQSLQVAPFDIWYIPDYNFIEIYNASVTSMNTYAGGMFQQAISGITMLNNDWYDVVSVEGQDESELHYQTFGFEYLNDDDKGYIKWFVGQDPTFNLHGYALGPNGNVGRRDISKEPMSIIMNLGLSNSWTYIDWPALNFPSKLRIDYVRIYQPSDQHSITCDPDDYPTYDYIEKHKNAYENANLTLWTDAGYTFPQNTLMHSCT